In Erigeron canadensis isolate Cc75 chromosome 8, C_canadensis_v1, whole genome shotgun sequence, the DNA window CCATTGAGCATCTCCACCTGCCTAAAAGACAAACCCGCGTcaatataaatgtataacatacattttttaaaaaccaaaactatTTCTTAGAttatattacttatttatttataagtaatgaACGATACATTAATAGATTATGTAAAtgttacataaataaaataaaagtgataATTGTACCACAAATTTTTATTTAGGTACCAGATACAGTTtgctttaataattatattatgttCAGAGACGGATCCATGATTTTTGTATACTGAGGACACGATGATAAAGATGGTAACACGAATGCAATGTTATAGACAGGGCGAGTCATAAAATTTTTGAGACCCCGAACGAAACGCTTTGAAAATACCTCAAATaacacaattatttttttagtaatttgaaCTTTAGAACCCGTCAAGTGTtaagtttgttttattattaatactaggtcttttacccgcacgatgttcGGCTAATTAAAATATCGTAAAACCGGTcaacaaaaacattaaacaacATGAGTTGAATCTGGACTCGACTACATACATTATAAAGAAAGATTATaacatattttcaataaaatacaTAGCAACAATGAAACTCAAAAAATATCCCAATATGTCTTATTGTATGTATGTCAAAATGGTAATCGATTTTTACAAATGattataaatcaacaaaaaaaccaaccaattacatacataaaaatctaaaaacaacccaatacttattttaataaaataaaaagttagataaataaaatttttaattctaatATACACTATATTATACGTAGGTCCATGTTTCAATAATCAAAGTAGCTATCGATGATGTATTTAATTACACGTGATCTTCAATTTtggttaggaaaaaaaaacaaatttttagctaaaataaatagattttaataCCTATATAGCATTAGAAATTAGGTAAGtcattactttttaatatttaaattattttattttaagaatagaaaaatattattaaaaaatatgtggagatgccacataaatatttatttttcataactaGATATTATCAAAAACtctacttttaatttaatattcttattatataattatgttatatatatatatatatatattttattgctACCAAGTCGATTTAGTCCCAAAAATAATAAGACAAGAAGTTAACAAAAATTGAAggagaaaagaaagttgatggCGCACGaaagaaaatgatcaatccctaatcaaataagaaggcgatttattaaatttacattattattattattattaaaatgacAAGAAATGTCATGAACATGAATAACCGTGAtcaaattttttatgtataactACTTTAATCTGTTTAacttgattatttattttgtaataatttGTGATATTATTAACATATTGATTagatatatttcatatttagtttatatatcgatgataaaattaatgtaaattaaattaaaatcatagTGATAATTAATTGATGATATTGTTGATATCTTAATGAgagatatgtttcatttttagATTATGTAAATATTGCTGATAGAATGTAATGTAATCCAAAATTATATTGAATCGGGAATAGaccattaattatataatattgatttttaaacaataaagttttttaataatttattaatgcgTTTAACAGTTATTGGAACccgtatatgtgtatattttttctttgaaaaaaaccttttctatgtatgtattaaacaacttttttatttttcgcacatcgtgcgggtaaaatacctagtatatatatatatatgattgaatTAAAGGcattatataaatgtattataaagtTAAAGGGTAAAATTTATAACTCTAAATAATTATAAAGGGTtttattgaaataattaaaaaaaataggcCAAAAATATCTGTGTCGTCATCTTCTTTGTTCTCTCAAGAACATAAAGTGAGAAAACATAGCTTCCACCATTAATGTCAAGATCTTAAACTTCATTTTAATATAGATTTCAATAATCATTTTTGTGGCTTATATCATTGCCTTATCATCATTGTGTTGTTTTGAGGAGGGCATTCAAAAATTAAGTCCAGGGCATCAAGAGAGATTGAGTTATAATCACCTTAAAAACTCATAGCACTTGCATTAACAATTTCAAAGTTATTGCCCCACTCCTATAACAGTGGATCCTCTCCTGATTgtggtatatatatgtaataatttatggtatgaatatcaatTCCTTACAAAAAATAAgtacaatattttattatatcatgTATTTATACAAGTACACATGTaccaaaaaagtaaaaaaaaaaaacatgtaaagcTTGTgtgtttatggtgtttgtttttaaagtaaaaagtgtcttctaattaaatttagtttaatttattgACAATAAGGTTAACCATTACCATTATTAACTTATGCTGAACATTCAATGCGTTTAgggaataaaatatatatatatatatattatatattttgaacgGCGGGTTACAAAAAATCTTAGGTTcaaatatctatataaacattttaaaaacaATTGTGGGATACATTTACATTGCATCTAAGAGATGTTTGAGATTACGTTATAAATTGATTATCtaattattacgtttgtaaaacgtaaataatctaaaaaagtgtttgtatgaaaaagtgattatcggttataaaaacacaattttgGATAAgcaacgcataatctattttgaaaacgcagattttattttgtaatcgcaatacaAAACACCCGAAGTAAAAGACTCGCTTTTAATAGATGACCTAAACAGCAAAAAGAGAGATCAAAATAGCAAAATAGAAATTGGAAGTAAATAAGATGTATATATTATAACGAATAGCCACTAACCAAGTACCTATTACTTTCTTAGGATTGATGCTTATATTCATTCTCATACTAAAGCAACGAAACACCACCTAtttaacaaaatgaaaatggtAACGCCATGATAAACGACAAGCATAACTTAGTTAACCACTCCATTGTTACAATAAGTACCACCAACAATGGTACATCACCTGCTACCAAAACTAACCAAAAAGGCTACACCCTTTTTCTCCGATGCCAAACTCGACAAAAAGTACATCTTTAGGGCAGGATGTACAAGTCATCAAAACACTTTAGCTCCAAAAAAAAGAACTTGCCTTTTGCTAAAAGATTTCAAATTATGGGGGTATCTCTCTTTTTCTCCTGGTTAAGTGTTCCTAAACAATCAGTAGAAAAGTACATACTCTAACCTCACTTTGTCACTGCTATACACAAACTGCAATCCAATTTTTTGGCCGCTCATTCCATGGCCACTGCTTCCCCATTATCGCTTCTATGCTCCCCTTTTTCACCAATTTCTACATGGTTGCCATCATAATCTATACTCGGGTCTTTTTCACCAATCTCTATATGAGCTACATGAGCTGCACTCAGGTCTTTTTCACCAATCTCTACATGGGCTGAACTCGCGTCTTTTTCACCGATCTCTACATGGGCTGAACTGGGGTCTTTTTCACAAATCTCCATATGGGCTGCACTTTGGTCTTTTTCAACATTCTCTAAACAGACTGAACTCGGGTCTTTTTCACTAGTTTCTACATGGCCCGAGATCGGGATATCATCATGGGCGTCAGCCTCTTGGAGGGACTCAGACAGGTGGACAGAAGCAGGGGTTTCCTTAGATAAAATAGGCAAGCTTTCATGTTTTATTCCAATTATTTTTGGGGTTATTTTGGCAGGCACTATCGAAAGAATATTAGGCTTTGTTACAAGCTCAACCCAATGGTCTCCCAACCAATCTCTTGAAACTCTCAAATCCTTTCTATGCAGTTCAAGAAAAAAACTTTCACCTGTTACAAAAAAAAGAAGGCGTTTGTGTCAGAGACCGCATTGAGAATAAAATTCACCTGACAAAAACGCAACACTACAGGGGTATTTGGAACTGCATTTCTAGAGTAACTATCTGATGGTAAATAATCAGAATGGAATAAGAATTTGTAACAATCGCCTTTGATGGTTTTGATGGTCAGGCAACCTCCTAAAAAGCTAAGATCTTTTCCATTCTTATTCTCCAGATCACGAACAGAAAATTAAAAGATCAGAAAGAAAGAATATGTTGAACCCTAATAATAGTTACTCGAACGCtagaaacaaaatataaatagatcACTATCAAAACAGCAATCAACGACCCCAGTATAAACACAAAGttctcactatatatatatgcgcgGATAAATTCATTGATTATTCATAGATCTTAAAAACCTGATAGCTTAAATGTGTTGGAGATCACAAGGGAGAGAACGATAATACTGTATAAAGCTAAAATTTCTAAGATTTTAGTTCAAGAAACTAACCAGGAAAATAAACTTGAACATCTCCATCTCTCGATTCACCTATTTCAGTCACAACTCCTTCCCACCAGCCATCGCTCCACCATGCATCCACTGGGGAACCAACCTCAACAGcatttgtttcattttcaaTACGTGCTGGCCGCATAGTTGACCGGCCTGAACATCTCATCTGAAGTTTATCAGGAATGGCTGATCTGAGAGTTGGAACCCATTCCTTAGaacaataaaaaaagaataacaaTCAGTTCATCCATTGTTCCTTTCATCATATCCCTCAAGTATTACATAGACCAGAAAACCAAAGAACATTAGTGACTAATTATTTAGGAACGGAGCATAATAATAGCGTTAAGTTTCCCGGAAACGAATAAGCTACAAATCGTACAATCCAATTGAACCAAGACAACTATTAGACCAACAAATTTCTTGTTAATATGCTATAACTTAGTTCCAGATTGAAAGCCTGCGATCAAGGTAGGGTACTGAATACCTTTTTTCTGTTATTCATCCCAGTACGAGAGGTGGCATATATGGGTTATAGTCGGGTAATATATTCCTTATGATATGTGTCTACCAAGCTATAAACTTATAACTTAGATATAATCAGAACTATTATTAAAGCCGTCCAGAGTATGTCGAAGTATTTACAGCCTCCAAAAGTTGTTTTATTCAGAAAATACGGACCAATAATGTACTAATAGTTTCTTGTAAccatatctaatatatatttatcattaatgtaattttatataccaaaaaaaaaaaagaaagacggGAAAAAAGTGCCATCAAGTAAACCCAACCTGTACAACCCATTTTAACCTGTCCTAAACTTTCATCAGTTTTTGACTAACTAACCAAACAAAGCATGCCACCGAGCACCCAGTTGTGTAACCTCTGTCAAGAAGAGTTCACAACGAAattgatttacatataaaaaagaagCCCGTTATTTACTAATAGTTTCTTGTAATTGTAACTGAAAAAGTGGGGGAAAAAATGTTGGCAGATCAACCATCAAATCCAACCTGTTTCGATTCATCCTGTAATTTCAGAAGTTAGTACATAAACAATTTTTGACTCGCTATTGACCTGCCATTTTGCTACCCATTTGACCTACAAACACAGCTTCTATTCTCAATTCCATATAAAACGACCCACACAAGCAAAGGGGACAACAAAACTAGAAAGCTAAAGTGAATATACCTCAAGTTTACCACTTCCGCCTTCATCCTTCAAATCGTCATATTGGACTTTCATCCGTCTCCTGTTAACTTTCAATATAGTACATCTAAACCAACATCCACAGATACCACTATCTTGGCACAACAACTCTATTTTTTCATTACCCTTAAAATATGGGACATGTGTATCCCGATTTTTCACATACTTTGGAATGAGCTTCCTTCTTAGTCTCTCAATCTTCTCACTCATGCATGACAAATCATATGGCATCACCTGGCGTCCTCTGTAATTTCTAGGACGTTTAGATCCCACCTTAATGTTTTCCCCAAGGCTATTTTCCTCATCTGCGATATGATGATCCTCAACAACTGTAAAAATCGGCTGATCAAAATATCCACACAACTTGCTCAAATTAAATGGCTTCACACGGTTGTTTTTAAATTGTCTCAAACAAAAATGCACTCGAGTCAATAGATCTTCAGGAAGTATAGGCACACATTTTTCGTAATGTTCACGAGTCACGACAATGGCTGGGCCGTCAACACACTCAACACTAATAACTTGTGCGTAAGGTGTAATGAAAACCTCTTTTGGATCAGGATTTCTAAGGGTAACAACACCTTGCACTTCTTGATTGTGGTGAAACCATCTCACTTTGACCTTCTTTTGACCCTTTTTATCTTCATACATATCTTCGAGATATGCGAGATGACGGTTCTCCTCTTCGGccataacaaaaacaaatgatTGTACCTGAAATCAAACAGAATTTAGCCACGTATCACAACTAAGAGCTCAGTTCCAGTTTGGTGACCAAACACGCAACAAACAGTTTGTCCTTAATACTTAATCCCCAGCATCATACAAGGTTAATTGCAGTAAAAGATATGCCCATTTTAGTTTTACACCACAAACAACAGGCCATCTTTATTCACGTTTGACGCCATATAACTATTAATCACATGTTACAAATTTAGGCTCACTAGCCGTTTTCTGTTAAAATTTACTCAGAATCCACGAATAAATCACAGCAATCTAAAGAACCACGTTTCCAGTTAGCTATGAAACCAGTAACATGCTCACTCATAGCAAATATAGAACTATATTTCTTTGCTTGTGGTTATTGGAAGTACA includes these proteins:
- the LOC122578873 gene encoding uncharacterized protein LOC122578873, whose protein sequence is MGANSQCFLEWKEQFVSKERGKRVVHYFLKDVSGESVLAVVGTERSVRHMFYVVAEEFLKANEAENSVIAGYRWRSRREVVNWLTSMLSKQHRQGEHSKFPKSDHISGVGASYQNRLARNVKLRMPDIVWSGLEWTCAKQLKHFPSFCRNGITISVQSFVFVMAEEENRHLAYLEDMYEDKKGQKKVKVRWFHHNQEVQGVVTLRNPDPKEVFITPYAQVISVECVDGPAIVVTREHYEKCVPILPEDLLTRVHFCLRQFKNNRVKPFNLSKLCGYFDQPIFTVVEDHHIADEENSLGENIKVGSKRPRNYRGRQVMPYDLSCMSEKIERLRRKLIPKYVKNRDTHVPYFKGNEKIELLCQDSGICGCWFRCTILKVNRRRMKVQYDDLKDEGGSGKLEEWVPTLRSAIPDKLQMRCSGRSTMRPARIENETNAVEVGSPVDAWWSDGWWEGVVTEIGESRDGDVQVYFPGESFFLELHRKDLRVSRDWLGDHWVELVTKPNILSIVPAKITPKIIGIKHESLPILSKETPASVHLSESLQEADAHDDIPISGHVETSEKDPSSVCLENVEKDQSAAHMEICEKDPSSAHVEIGEKDASSAHVEIGEKDLSAAHVAHIEIGEKDPSIDYDGNHVEIGEKGEHRSDNGEAVAME